In Ischnura elegans chromosome 9, ioIscEleg1.1, whole genome shotgun sequence, the following proteins share a genomic window:
- the LOC124165978 gene encoding uncharacterized protein LOC124165978 isoform X4 → MLLKFYTVKWYYKLMPWVVVEFFPHRGYEGITVQTVPLCWLTRQAELQFVLYPPNECPPALVQRFIRKEQEPAESWDMLLCRYVTSPFDDIIGATQLEVKVADCEDTDLETFVATLPSTGGKRKRVAKDIRYPNEPQSESEFMDSDDIISNPPSPPDAQACRASIKSSAKVVTKNPVRRPGVAHLNINRDDIISNPPSPDAQACRASITSSAKVVTKNPVRGPGVAHMNIDRDDIISNPPSPDAQACRASIKSSAKVVTKNPVRRPGVAHMNIDRDDIISNLPSPDAQACRASIKSSAKVVTKNPVRRPGAAHLNINRDDIISYPPSPDAQACRASITSSAKVVTKNPVRRPGVAHMNIDRDDIISNLPSPDAQACRASIKSSAKVVTKNPVRRPGAAHMNIDRDDIISNLPSPDAQACRASIKSSAKVVTKNPVRRPGAAHLNINRDDIISYPPSPDAQACRASITSSAKVVTKNPVRGPGVAHMNIDRDDIIRNPPSPDAQACRASIKSSAKVVTKNPVRRPGVAHMNIDRDDIISNPPSPDAQACRASITSSAKVVTKNPVRGPGVAHMNIDRDDIISNPPSPDAQACRASIKSSAKVVTKNPVRRPGVAHLNINRDDIISNPPSPDAQACRASIKSSAKVVTKNPVRRPGMAHMNIDRDDMISNPPSPEMKEFIRESLEDLKREMRNAFRRELRAQISQGTEEVKEAINALRLQIDSLQIASKGDEGEGELLHSLPMETIQEVTEFDKEICSNSIYRRFMVQYLRERSSNVLFRNLTEKFMQTAVNRTVNDIMSLLFANSLGMQFCMKGRNPKKVSFESCFPSLLNLVYDVLKTKGDSGAQLELLGVGRSIGEWFRLARARTGVQKLPYNVTDVCQ, encoded by the exons ATGTTGCTGAAATTCTACACAGTTAAATGGTATTATAAATT AATGCCGTGGGTGGTTGTGGAATTCTTTCCTCACCGAGGGTATGAGGGAATTACTGTGCAAACGGTACCACTATGCTGGCTTACAAGGCAAGCTGAACTTCAGTTTGTCTTGTATCCACCCAATGAATGTCCTCCTGCTCTGGTCCAAAGATTTATAAGAAAGGAGCAGGAACCAGCTGAGTCATGGGACATGCTTCTTTGTAGATATGTCACATCTCCATTTG ATGATATAATTGGTGCTACACAATTAGAGGTGAAAGTAGCAGATTGTGAAGACACAGACCTAGAAACTTTTGTGGCTACCCTTCCTAGCAcaggaggaaaaagaaagaggGTTGCTAAAGATATTAGATACCCTAACGAGCCACAGTCTGAGTCAGAGTTCATGGACAGCGATGACATAATAAGTAATCCGCCTTCTCCTCCAG ATGCTCAGGCTTGCAGGGCAAGCATAAAATCATCCGCCAAGGTAGTCACCAAAAACCCTGTGAGGAGGCCAGGCGTAGCTCATTTGAATATCAACAGGGATGACATAATAAGTAATCCGCCTTCTCCAG ATGCTCAGGCTTGCAGGGCAAGCATAACATCATCCGCCAAGGTAGTCACCAAAAACCCTGTGAGGGGGCCAGGCGTGGCTCATATGAATATCGACAGGGATGACATAATAAGTAATCCGCCTTCTCCAG ATGCTCAGGCTTGCAGGGCAAGCATAAAATCATCCGCCAAGGTAGTCACCAAAAACCCTGTGAGGAGGCCAGGCGTGGCTCATATGAATATCGACAGGGATGACATAATAAGTAATCTGCCTTCTCCAG ATGCTCAGGCTTGCAGGGCAAGCATAAAATCATCTGCCAAGGTAGTCACCAAAAACCCTGTGAGGAGGCCAGGCGCGGCTCATTTGAATATCAACAGGGATGACATAATAAGTTATCCGCCTTCTCCAG ATGCTCAGGCTTGCAGGGCAAGCATAACATCATCCGCCAAGGTAGTCACCAAAAACCCTGTGAGGAGGCCAGGCGTGGCTCATATGAATATCGACAGGGATGACATAATAAGTAATCTGCCTTCTCCAG ATGCTCAGGCTTGCAGGGCAAGCATAAAATCATCTGCCAAGGTAGTCACCAAAAACCCTGTGAGGAGGCCAGGCGCGGCTCATATGAATATCGACAGGGATGACATAATAAGTAATCTGCCTTCTCCAG ATGCTCAGGCTTGCAGGGCAAGCATAAAATCATCTGCCAAGGTAGTCACCAAAAACCCTGTGAGGAGGCCAGGCGCGGCTCATTTGAATATCAACAGGGATGACATAATAAGTTATCCGCCTTCTCCAG ATGCTCAGGCTTGCAGGGCAAGCATAACATCATCCGCCAAGGTAGTCACCAAAAACCCTGTGAGGGGGCCAGGCGTGGCTCATATGAATATCGACAGGGATGACATAATAAGAAATCCGCCTTCTCCAG ATGCTCAGGCTTGCAGGGCAAGCATAAAATCATCCGCCAAGGTAGTCACCAAAAACCCTGTGAGGAGGCCGGGCGTGGCTCATATGAATATCGACAGGGATGACATAATAAGTAATCCGCCTTCTCCAG ATGCTCAGGCTTGCAGGGCAAGCATAACATCATCCGCCAAGGTAGTCACCAAAAACCCTGTGAGGGGGCCAGGCGTGGCTCATATGAATATCGACAGGGATGACATAATAAGTAATCCGCCTTCTCCAG ATGCTCAGGCTTGCAGGGCAAGCATAAAATCATCCGCCAAGGTAGTCACCAAAAACCCTGTTAGGAGGCCAGGCGTGGCTCATTTGAATATCAACAGGGATGACATAATAAGTAATCCGCCTTCTCCAG ATGCTCAGGCTTGCAGGGCAAGTATAAAATCATCCGCCAAGGTAGTCACCAAAAACCCTGTGAGGAGGCCAGGCATGGCTCATATGAATATCGACAGGGATGACATGATAAGTAATCCGCCTTCTCCAG aAATGAAGGAATTCATCAGAGAGTCCTTAGAAGATTTAAAAAGGGAGATGCGAAATGCCTTCAGGAGGGAGTTGAGAGCGCAGATATCACAGGGAACTGAGGAGGTGAAGGAGGCCATTAATGCCCTGAGATTACAAATAGACTCCCTTCAAATCGCAAGTAAGGGGGATGAAGGAGAGGGAGAATTGTTGCATAGTCTCCCCATGGAGACTATTCAGGAGGTGACAGAATTCGACAAAGAAATATGCTCAAATAGCATTTATAGGAGGTTCATG GTGCAGTACCTGCGTGAGAGGTCATCAAACGTGCTATTTAGGAATCTCACTGAAAAATTCATGCAAACAGCAGTGAACAGGACAGTGAATGATATTATGTCTCTGCTGTTTGCTAACAGCCTGGGTATGCAGTTCTGCATGAAGGGGAGGAATCCCAAAAAGGTTTCATTCGAGAGCTGCTTCCCCTCGTTGTTGAATTTGGTTTACG ATGTGCTGAAAACGAAGGGGGACTCTGGGGCCCAATTGGAACTCCTTGGTGTTGGCAGGAGTATTGGCGAATGGTTCCGCCTTGCAAGAGCACGGACTGGAGTACAAAAATTGCCTTACAATGTCACAGATGTGTGtcaataa
- the LOC124165978 gene encoding uncharacterized protein LOC124165978 isoform X10, which produces MLLKFYTVKWYYKLMPWVVVEFFPHRGYEGITVQTVPLCWLTRQAELQFVLYPPNECPPALVQRFIRKEQEPAESWDMLLCRYVTSPFDDIIGATQLEVKVADCEDTDLETFVATLPSTGGKRKRVAKDIRYPNEPQSESEFMDSDDIISNPPSPPDAQACRASIKSSAKVVTKNPVRRPGVAHLNINRDDIISNPPSPDAQACRASIKSSAKVVTKNPVRGPGVAHMNIDRDDIISNPPSPDAQACRASITSSAKVVTKNPVRGPGVAHMNIDRDDIISNPPSPDAQACRASIKSSAKVVTKNPVRRPGVAHMNIDRDDIISNLPSPDAQACRASIKSSAKVVTKNPVRRPGAAHLNINRDDIISYPPSPDAQACRASITSSAKVVTKNPVRRPGVAHMNIDRDDIISNLPSPDAQACRASIKSSAKVVTKNPVRRPGVAHMNIDRDDIISNPPSPDAQACRASITSSAKVVTKNPVRGPGVAHMNIDRDDIISNPPSPDAQACRASIKSSAKVVTKNPVRRPGVAHLNINRDDIISNPPSPDAQACRASIKSSAKVVTKNPVRRPGMAHMNIDRDDMISNPPSPEMKEFIRESLEDLKREMRNAFRRELRAQISQGTEEVKEAINALRLQIDSLQIASKGDEGEGELLHSLPMETIQEVTEFDKEICSNSIYRRFMVQYLRERSSNVLFRNLTEKFMQTAVNRTVNDIMSLLFANSLGMQFCMKGRNPKKVSFESCFPSLLNLVYDVLKTKGDSGAQLELLGVGRSIGEWFRLARARTGVQKLPYNVTDVCQ; this is translated from the exons ATGTTGCTGAAATTCTACACAGTTAAATGGTATTATAAATT AATGCCGTGGGTGGTTGTGGAATTCTTTCCTCACCGAGGGTATGAGGGAATTACTGTGCAAACGGTACCACTATGCTGGCTTACAAGGCAAGCTGAACTTCAGTTTGTCTTGTATCCACCCAATGAATGTCCTCCTGCTCTGGTCCAAAGATTTATAAGAAAGGAGCAGGAACCAGCTGAGTCATGGGACATGCTTCTTTGTAGATATGTCACATCTCCATTTG ATGATATAATTGGTGCTACACAATTAGAGGTGAAAGTAGCAGATTGTGAAGACACAGACCTAGAAACTTTTGTGGCTACCCTTCCTAGCAcaggaggaaaaagaaagaggGTTGCTAAAGATATTAGATACCCTAACGAGCCACAGTCTGAGTCAGAGTTCATGGACAGCGATGACATAATAAGTAATCCGCCTTCTCCTCCAG ATGCTCAGGCTTGCAGGGCAAGCATAAAATCATCCGCCAAGGTAGTCACCAAAAACCCTGTGAGGAGGCCAGGCGTAGCTCATTTGAATATCAACAGGGATGACATAATAAGTAATCCGCCTTCTCCAG ATGCTCAGGCTTGCAGGGCAAGCATAAAATCATCCGCCAAGGTAGTCACCAAAAACCCTGTGAGGGGGCCGGGCGTGGCTCATATGAATATCGACAGGGATGACATAATAAGTAATCCGCCTTCTCCAG ATGCTCAGGCTTGCAGGGCAAGCATAACATCATCCGCCAAGGTAGTCACCAAAAACCCTGTGAGGGGGCCAGGCGTGGCTCATATGAATATCGACAGGGATGACATAATAAGTAATCCGCCTTCTCCAG ATGCTCAGGCTTGCAGGGCAAGCATAAAATCATCCGCCAAGGTAGTCACCAAAAACCCTGTGAGGAGGCCAGGCGTGGCTCATATGAATATCGACAGGGATGACATAATAAGTAATCTGCCTTCTCCAG ATGCTCAGGCTTGCAGGGCAAGCATAAAATCATCTGCCAAGGTAGTCACCAAAAACCCTGTGAGGAGGCCAGGCGCGGCTCATTTGAATATCAACAGGGATGACATAATAAGTTATCCGCCTTCTCCAG ATGCTCAGGCTTGCAGGGCAAGCATAACATCATCCGCCAAGGTAGTCACCAAAAACCCTGTGAGGAGGCCAGGCGTGGCTCATATGAATATCGACAGGGATGACATAATAAGTAATCTGCCTTCTCCAG ATGCTCAGGCTTGCAGGGCAAGCATAAAATCATCCGCCAAGGTAGTCACCAAAAACCCTGTGAGGAGGCCGGGCGTGGCTCATATGAATATCGACAGGGATGACATAATAAGTAATCCGCCTTCTCCAG ATGCTCAGGCTTGCAGGGCAAGCATAACATCATCCGCCAAGGTAGTCACCAAAAACCCTGTGAGGGGGCCAGGCGTGGCTCATATGAATATCGACAGGGATGACATAATAAGTAATCCGCCTTCTCCAG ATGCTCAGGCTTGCAGGGCAAGCATAAAATCATCCGCCAAGGTAGTCACCAAAAACCCTGTTAGGAGGCCAGGCGTGGCTCATTTGAATATCAACAGGGATGACATAATAAGTAATCCGCCTTCTCCAG ATGCTCAGGCTTGCAGGGCAAGTATAAAATCATCCGCCAAGGTAGTCACCAAAAACCCTGTGAGGAGGCCAGGCATGGCTCATATGAATATCGACAGGGATGACATGATAAGTAATCCGCCTTCTCCAG aAATGAAGGAATTCATCAGAGAGTCCTTAGAAGATTTAAAAAGGGAGATGCGAAATGCCTTCAGGAGGGAGTTGAGAGCGCAGATATCACAGGGAACTGAGGAGGTGAAGGAGGCCATTAATGCCCTGAGATTACAAATAGACTCCCTTCAAATCGCAAGTAAGGGGGATGAAGGAGAGGGAGAATTGTTGCATAGTCTCCCCATGGAGACTATTCAGGAGGTGACAGAATTCGACAAAGAAATATGCTCAAATAGCATTTATAGGAGGTTCATG GTGCAGTACCTGCGTGAGAGGTCATCAAACGTGCTATTTAGGAATCTCACTGAAAAATTCATGCAAACAGCAGTGAACAGGACAGTGAATGATATTATGTCTCTGCTGTTTGCTAACAGCCTGGGTATGCAGTTCTGCATGAAGGGGAGGAATCCCAAAAAGGTTTCATTCGAGAGCTGCTTCCCCTCGTTGTTGAATTTGGTTTACG ATGTGCTGAAAACGAAGGGGGACTCTGGGGCCCAATTGGAACTCCTTGGTGTTGGCAGGAGTATTGGCGAATGGTTCCGCCTTGCAAGAGCACGGACTGGAGTACAAAAATTGCCTTACAATGTCACAGATGTGTGtcaataa
- the LOC124165978 gene encoding uncharacterized protein LOC124165978 isoform X2: MPWVVVEFFPHRGYEGITVQTVPLCWLTRQAELQFVLYPPNECPPALVQRFIRKEQEPAESWDMLLCRYVTSPFDDIIGATQLEVKVADCEDTDLETFVATLPSTGGKRKRVAKDIRYPNEPQSESEFMDSDDIISNPPSPPDAQACRASIKSSAKVVTKNPVRRPGVAHLNINRDDIISNPPSPDAQACRASIKSSAKVVTKNPVRGPGVAHMNIDRDDIISNPPSPDAQACRASITSSAKVVTKNPVRGPGVAHMNIDRDDIISNPPSPDAQACRASIKSSAKVVTKNPVRRPGVAHMNIDRDDIISNLPSPDAQACRASIKSSAKVVTKNPVRRPGAAHLNINRDDIISYPPSPDAQACRASITSSAKVVTKNPVRRPGVAHMNIDRDDIISNLPSPDAQACRASIKSSAKVVTKNPVRRPGAAHMNIDRDDIISNLPSPDAQACRASIKSSAKVVTKNPVRRPGAAHLNINRDDIISYPPSPDAQACRASITSSAKVVTKNPVRGPGVAHMNIDRDDIIRNPPSPDAQACRASIKSSAKVVTKNPVRRPGVAHMNIDRDDIISNPPSPDAQACRASITSSAKVVTKNPVRGPGVAHMNIDRDDIISNPPSPDAQACRASIKSSAKVVTKNPVRRPGVAHLNINRDDIISNPPSPDAQACRASIKSSAKVVTKNPVRRPGMAHMNIDRDDMISNPPSPEMKEFIRESLEDLKREMRNAFRRELRAQISQGTEEVKEAINALRLQIDSLQIASKGDEGEGELLHSLPMETIQEVTEFDKEICSNSIYRRFMVQYLRERSSNVLFRNLTEKFMQTAVNRTVNDIMSLLFANSLGMQFCMKGRNPKKVSFESCFPSLLNLVYDVLKTKGDSGAQLELLGVGRSIGEWFRLARARTGVQKLPYNVTDVCQ, translated from the exons ATGCCGTGGGTGGTTGTGGAATTCTTTCCTCACCGAGGGTATGAGGGAATTACTGTGCAAACGGTACCACTATGCTGGCTTACAAGGCAAGCTGAACTTCAGTTTGTCTTGTATCCACCCAATGAATGTCCTCCTGCTCTGGTCCAAAGATTTATAAGAAAGGAGCAGGAACCAGCTGAGTCATGGGACATGCTTCTTTGTAGATATGTCACATCTCCATTTG ATGATATAATTGGTGCTACACAATTAGAGGTGAAAGTAGCAGATTGTGAAGACACAGACCTAGAAACTTTTGTGGCTACCCTTCCTAGCAcaggaggaaaaagaaagaggGTTGCTAAAGATATTAGATACCCTAACGAGCCACAGTCTGAGTCAGAGTTCATGGACAGCGATGACATAATAAGTAATCCGCCTTCTCCTCCAG ATGCTCAGGCTTGCAGGGCAAGCATAAAATCATCCGCCAAGGTAGTCACCAAAAACCCTGTGAGGAGGCCAGGCGTAGCTCATTTGAATATCAACAGGGATGACATAATAAGTAATCCGCCTTCTCCAG ATGCTCAGGCTTGCAGGGCAAGCATAAAATCATCCGCCAAGGTAGTCACCAAAAACCCTGTGAGGGGGCCGGGCGTGGCTCATATGAATATCGACAGGGATGACATAATAAGTAATCCGCCTTCTCCAG ATGCTCAGGCTTGCAGGGCAAGCATAACATCATCCGCCAAGGTAGTCACCAAAAACCCTGTGAGGGGGCCAGGCGTGGCTCATATGAATATCGACAGGGATGACATAATAAGTAATCCGCCTTCTCCAG ATGCTCAGGCTTGCAGGGCAAGCATAAAATCATCCGCCAAGGTAGTCACCAAAAACCCTGTGAGGAGGCCAGGCGTGGCTCATATGAATATCGACAGGGATGACATAATAAGTAATCTGCCTTCTCCAG ATGCTCAGGCTTGCAGGGCAAGCATAAAATCATCTGCCAAGGTAGTCACCAAAAACCCTGTGAGGAGGCCAGGCGCGGCTCATTTGAATATCAACAGGGATGACATAATAAGTTATCCGCCTTCTCCAG ATGCTCAGGCTTGCAGGGCAAGCATAACATCATCCGCCAAGGTAGTCACCAAAAACCCTGTGAGGAGGCCAGGCGTGGCTCATATGAATATCGACAGGGATGACATAATAAGTAATCTGCCTTCTCCAG ATGCTCAGGCTTGCAGGGCAAGCATAAAATCATCTGCCAAGGTAGTCACCAAAAACCCTGTGAGGAGGCCAGGCGCGGCTCATATGAATATCGACAGGGATGACATAATAAGTAATCTGCCTTCTCCAG ATGCTCAGGCTTGCAGGGCAAGCATAAAATCATCTGCCAAGGTAGTCACCAAAAACCCTGTGAGGAGGCCAGGCGCGGCTCATTTGAATATCAACAGGGATGACATAATAAGTTATCCGCCTTCTCCAG ATGCTCAGGCTTGCAGGGCAAGCATAACATCATCCGCCAAGGTAGTCACCAAAAACCCTGTGAGGGGGCCAGGCGTGGCTCATATGAATATCGACAGGGATGACATAATAAGAAATCCGCCTTCTCCAG ATGCTCAGGCTTGCAGGGCAAGCATAAAATCATCCGCCAAGGTAGTCACCAAAAACCCTGTGAGGAGGCCGGGCGTGGCTCATATGAATATCGACAGGGATGACATAATAAGTAATCCGCCTTCTCCAG ATGCTCAGGCTTGCAGGGCAAGCATAACATCATCCGCCAAGGTAGTCACCAAAAACCCTGTGAGGGGGCCAGGCGTGGCTCATATGAATATCGACAGGGATGACATAATAAGTAATCCGCCTTCTCCAG ATGCTCAGGCTTGCAGGGCAAGCATAAAATCATCCGCCAAGGTAGTCACCAAAAACCCTGTTAGGAGGCCAGGCGTGGCTCATTTGAATATCAACAGGGATGACATAATAAGTAATCCGCCTTCTCCAG ATGCTCAGGCTTGCAGGGCAAGTATAAAATCATCCGCCAAGGTAGTCACCAAAAACCCTGTGAGGAGGCCAGGCATGGCTCATATGAATATCGACAGGGATGACATGATAAGTAATCCGCCTTCTCCAG aAATGAAGGAATTCATCAGAGAGTCCTTAGAAGATTTAAAAAGGGAGATGCGAAATGCCTTCAGGAGGGAGTTGAGAGCGCAGATATCACAGGGAACTGAGGAGGTGAAGGAGGCCATTAATGCCCTGAGATTACAAATAGACTCCCTTCAAATCGCAAGTAAGGGGGATGAAGGAGAGGGAGAATTGTTGCATAGTCTCCCCATGGAGACTATTCAGGAGGTGACAGAATTCGACAAAGAAATATGCTCAAATAGCATTTATAGGAGGTTCATG GTGCAGTACCTGCGTGAGAGGTCATCAAACGTGCTATTTAGGAATCTCACTGAAAAATTCATGCAAACAGCAGTGAACAGGACAGTGAATGATATTATGTCTCTGCTGTTTGCTAACAGCCTGGGTATGCAGTTCTGCATGAAGGGGAGGAATCCCAAAAAGGTTTCATTCGAGAGCTGCTTCCCCTCGTTGTTGAATTTGGTTTACG ATGTGCTGAAAACGAAGGGGGACTCTGGGGCCCAATTGGAACTCCTTGGTGTTGGCAGGAGTATTGGCGAATGGTTCCGCCTTGCAAGAGCACGGACTGGAGTACAAAAATTGCCTTACAATGTCACAGATGTGTGtcaataa
- the LOC124165978 gene encoding uncharacterized protein LOC124165978 isoform X7 produces MLLKFYTVKWYYKLMPWVVVEFFPHRGYEGITVQTVPLCWLTRQAELQFVLYPPNECPPALVQRFIRKEQEPAESWDMLLCRYVTSPFDDIIGATQLEVKVADCEDTDLETFVATLPSTGGKRKRVAKDIRYPNEPQSESEFMDSDDIISNPPSPPDAQACRASIKSSAKVVTKNPVRRPGVAHLNINRDDIISNPPSPDAQACRASIKSSAKVVTKNPVRGPGVAHMNIDRDDIISNPPSPDAQACRASITSSAKVVTKNPVRGPGVAHMNIDRDDIISNPPSPDAQACRASIKSSAKVVTKNPVRRPGVAHMNIDRDDIISNLPSPDAQACRASITSSAKVVTKNPVRRPGVAHMNIDRDDIISNLPSPDAQACRASIKSSAKVVTKNPVRRPGAAHMNIDRDDIISNLPSPDAQACRASIKSSAKVVTKNPVRRPGAAHLNINRDDIISYPPSPDAQACRASITSSAKVVTKNPVRGPGVAHMNIDRDDIIRNPPSPDAQACRASIKSSAKVVTKNPVRRPGVAHMNIDRDDIISNPPSPDAQACRASITSSAKVVTKNPVRGPGVAHMNIDRDDIISNPPSPDAQACRASIKSSAKVVTKNPVRRPGVAHLNINRDDIISNPPSPDAQACRASIKSSAKVVTKNPVRRPGMAHMNIDRDDMISNPPSPEMKEFIRESLEDLKREMRNAFRRELRAQISQGTEEVKEAINALRLQIDSLQIASKGDEGEGELLHSLPMETIQEVTEFDKEICSNSIYRRFMVQYLRERSSNVLFRNLTEKFMQTAVNRTVNDIMSLLFANSLGMQFCMKGRNPKKVSFESCFPSLLNLVYDVLKTKGDSGAQLELLGVGRSIGEWFRLARARTGVQKLPYNVTDVCQ; encoded by the exons ATGTTGCTGAAATTCTACACAGTTAAATGGTATTATAAATT AATGCCGTGGGTGGTTGTGGAATTCTTTCCTCACCGAGGGTATGAGGGAATTACTGTGCAAACGGTACCACTATGCTGGCTTACAAGGCAAGCTGAACTTCAGTTTGTCTTGTATCCACCCAATGAATGTCCTCCTGCTCTGGTCCAAAGATTTATAAGAAAGGAGCAGGAACCAGCTGAGTCATGGGACATGCTTCTTTGTAGATATGTCACATCTCCATTTG ATGATATAATTGGTGCTACACAATTAGAGGTGAAAGTAGCAGATTGTGAAGACACAGACCTAGAAACTTTTGTGGCTACCCTTCCTAGCAcaggaggaaaaagaaagaggGTTGCTAAAGATATTAGATACCCTAACGAGCCACAGTCTGAGTCAGAGTTCATGGACAGCGATGACATAATAAGTAATCCGCCTTCTCCTCCAG ATGCTCAGGCTTGCAGGGCAAGCATAAAATCATCCGCCAAGGTAGTCACCAAAAACCCTGTGAGGAGGCCAGGCGTAGCTCATTTGAATATCAACAGGGATGACATAATAAGTAATCCGCCTTCTCCAG ATGCTCAGGCTTGCAGGGCAAGCATAAAATCATCCGCCAAGGTAGTCACCAAAAACCCTGTGAGGGGGCCGGGCGTGGCTCATATGAATATCGACAGGGATGACATAATAAGTAATCCGCCTTCTCCAG ATGCTCAGGCTTGCAGGGCAAGCATAACATCATCCGCCAAGGTAGTCACCAAAAACCCTGTGAGGGGGCCAGGCGTGGCTCATATGAATATCGACAGGGATGACATAATAAGTAATCCGCCTTCTCCAG ATGCTCAGGCTTGCAGGGCAAGCATAAAATCATCCGCCAAGGTAGTCACCAAAAACCCTGTGAGGAGGCCAGGCGTGGCTCATATGAATATCGACAGGGATGACATAATAAGTAATCTGCCTTCTCCAG ATGCTCAGGCTTGCAGGGCAAGCATAACATCATCCGCCAAGGTAGTCACCAAAAACCCTGTGAGGAGGCCAGGCGTGGCTCATATGAATATCGACAGGGATGACATAATAAGTAATCTGCCTTCTCCAG ATGCTCAGGCTTGCAGGGCAAGCATAAAATCATCTGCCAAGGTAGTCACCAAAAACCCTGTGAGGAGGCCAGGCGCGGCTCATATGAATATCGACAGGGATGACATAATAAGTAATCTGCCTTCTCCAG ATGCTCAGGCTTGCAGGGCAAGCATAAAATCATCTGCCAAGGTAGTCACCAAAAACCCTGTGAGGAGGCCAGGCGCGGCTCATTTGAATATCAACAGGGATGACATAATAAGTTATCCGCCTTCTCCAG ATGCTCAGGCTTGCAGGGCAAGCATAACATCATCCGCCAAGGTAGTCACCAAAAACCCTGTGAGGGGGCCAGGCGTGGCTCATATGAATATCGACAGGGATGACATAATAAGAAATCCGCCTTCTCCAG ATGCTCAGGCTTGCAGGGCAAGCATAAAATCATCCGCCAAGGTAGTCACCAAAAACCCTGTGAGGAGGCCGGGCGTGGCTCATATGAATATCGACAGGGATGACATAATAAGTAATCCGCCTTCTCCAG ATGCTCAGGCTTGCAGGGCAAGCATAACATCATCCGCCAAGGTAGTCACCAAAAACCCTGTGAGGGGGCCAGGCGTGGCTCATATGAATATCGACAGGGATGACATAATAAGTAATCCGCCTTCTCCAG ATGCTCAGGCTTGCAGGGCAAGCATAAAATCATCCGCCAAGGTAGTCACCAAAAACCCTGTTAGGAGGCCAGGCGTGGCTCATTTGAATATCAACAGGGATGACATAATAAGTAATCCGCCTTCTCCAG ATGCTCAGGCTTGCAGGGCAAGTATAAAATCATCCGCCAAGGTAGTCACCAAAAACCCTGTGAGGAGGCCAGGCATGGCTCATATGAATATCGACAGGGATGACATGATAAGTAATCCGCCTTCTCCAG aAATGAAGGAATTCATCAGAGAGTCCTTAGAAGATTTAAAAAGGGAGATGCGAAATGCCTTCAGGAGGGAGTTGAGAGCGCAGATATCACAGGGAACTGAGGAGGTGAAGGAGGCCATTAATGCCCTGAGATTACAAATAGACTCCCTTCAAATCGCAAGTAAGGGGGATGAAGGAGAGGGAGAATTGTTGCATAGTCTCCCCATGGAGACTATTCAGGAGGTGACAGAATTCGACAAAGAAATATGCTCAAATAGCATTTATAGGAGGTTCATG GTGCAGTACCTGCGTGAGAGGTCATCAAACGTGCTATTTAGGAATCTCACTGAAAAATTCATGCAAACAGCAGTGAACAGGACAGTGAATGATATTATGTCTCTGCTGTTTGCTAACAGCCTGGGTATGCAGTTCTGCATGAAGGGGAGGAATCCCAAAAAGGTTTCATTCGAGAGCTGCTTCCCCTCGTTGTTGAATTTGGTTTACG ATGTGCTGAAAACGAAGGGGGACTCTGGGGCCCAATTGGAACTCCTTGGTGTTGGCAGGAGTATTGGCGAATGGTTCCGCCTTGCAAGAGCACGGACTGGAGTACAAAAATTGCCTTACAATGTCACAGATGTGTGtcaataa